The Daucus carota subsp. sativus chromosome 2, DH1 v3.0, whole genome shotgun sequence genome includes a window with the following:
- the LOC135150401 gene encoding uncharacterized protein LOC135150401, translated as MQTMFLTQFQATVKYAPPVTTLANIKQKEGETLHAYFKRFNAESSNVRGATDETLKSFLVAGLRVGTDFWKHLQGNDPKSLADLYARAEAYKNVEQSLDESRKNDRSPVKARQKRRDRSPSPEQRGRRRSPNRVNTTYKRNYTPPRDHEERGDRWTSLAAPIDHICEVNRDKGLFRRPAPLNSWRAKNKDKYCEYHESTGHDTHECRQLKEEIESLIKEGHLNEWIVREARSRWDIRAKDKRGLGYTGDQV; from the exons ATGCAGACTATGTTCTTGACTCAGTTCCAGGCAACCGTCAAGTATGCTCCACCGGTCACCACTTTGGCAAACATCAAACAGAAGGAAGGAGAGACTCTCCATGCTTACTTCAAGCGTTTTAATGCGGAATCATCTAATGTTCGGGGAGCGACAGATGAGACATTGAAAAGTTTCTTGGTGGCAGGGCTTCGAGTAGGAACCGACTTTTGGAAACACTTGCAAGGCAATGATCCCAAGTCCTTAGCGGATCTTTATGCAAGGGCTGAAGCATACAAGAATGTCGAGCAATCACTGGATGAGAGTAGGAAGAATGACAGAAGCCCTGTTAAGGCCCGGCAAAAGAGGAGAGACCGGTCCCCAAGTCCAGAACAAAGGGGGAGGCGACGAAGTCCCAATCGGGTCAACACCACGTACAAAAGGAACTACACGCCTCCTAGGGATCATGAAGAAAGAGGAGATCGTTGGACATCGCTCGCTGCACCAATTGACCACATCTGCGAAGTTAATCGAGACAAGGGACTCTTTCGCAGGCCAGCACCACTAAATTCTTGGAGAGCCAAGAATAAGGACAAGTACTGTGAGTACCACGAATCAACTGGGCATGACACCCATGAATGTAGGCAACTGAAAGAAGAGATCGAATCGCTAATCAAAGAAGGTCACCTTAATGAGTGGATAGTACGTGAAGCCCGATCTCGATGGGATATTCGAGCCAAAGACAAGAGAGGACTTGGTTATACAG GGGACCAAGtgtga